Proteins from a single region of Thiomicrorhabdus sp. Kp2:
- the pepN gene encoding aminopeptidase N — protein MKNDTPVVHYLSDYQAPEFEFNALYLTFDLKTTETIVINQMQVKNLSNQTHLILDGENLKLLSVLLEGEELIQLCQQTQENLIIPLTSQSEFELIIKTEIAPEKNTALEGLYRTSGNYCTQCEAEGFRKITYFMDRPDVLTLFTTKIIADKTENAVLLSNGNLIESGELADNRHYAIWEDPFKKPCYLFALVAGNLECIQDTFRTADNRDVDLRIYVEPKNIDKCEHAMTSLKKSMQWDEERFGLIYDLDIYMIVAVDDFNMGAMENKGLNVFNSKFVLAKPETATDVDYEGIEAVIGHEYFHNWTGNRVTCRDWFQLTLKEGLTVFRDQEFTADMLSPEVKRIEDVKRLRSNQFPEDAGPMSHPIQPQSYIEMNNFYTMTVYEKGAEVVRLYHSLLGEQGFRKGMDLYFKRHDGQAVTVNDFRNAMADANNIDLSQMHHWYVQNGTPVLKVDVVYDDKAQSLKVEFTQTIPSLSDNFKPLLMPVKLALFSKAGELLELDVILDGQDSVSLMANEVLISLTKLSQTVTFGNIVEEPVVSLLRGFTSPVILDFEQSDEDLASLIQFDTDSFVQWESMQKLALREVKRNIQAYETGSKLRLSSHFLSAFKGVLSNHCLDNALRALALTLPDLTYIGEQYQQVNIDAIYHVHRWIKVELVNQFETFFKALYETLSSTSVSYQYQKQDIANRKLKNVCLQYLIGKDNHVSLGLEQFETSHNMTDALAALESLSHTDSAEREFCLNAFYDRWKEDSLVIDKWFSLQAASHHIHALEHVKALVEHKDFTYTNPNRVRSVLGVFGRLNMLGFHRANGDGYAFLAEQVIKLDSINPQVAARIVAPFTHWQRYDEKRQQLMKKSLNVIVNADTLSKDVYEIVSKSLNIS, from the coding sequence ATGAAAAACGATACACCCGTTGTCCATTATTTGTCTGACTATCAGGCGCCTGAGTTTGAATTTAATGCCTTATATTTAACCTTTGATTTGAAAACTACAGAGACCATAGTGATAAATCAAATGCAGGTTAAGAATTTATCAAATCAAACACATTTGATACTGGATGGTGAAAACCTTAAATTGTTATCCGTTTTACTGGAGGGCGAAGAGCTTATACAGCTCTGTCAGCAAACTCAAGAAAACCTAATTATTCCGTTAACAAGCCAATCTGAATTTGAATTAATTATCAAAACTGAGATAGCTCCTGAAAAGAATACAGCTTTAGAAGGATTGTATCGAACCAGTGGTAATTATTGCACACAGTGTGAGGCAGAAGGCTTTAGAAAAATTACCTATTTTATGGATAGGCCTGATGTATTAACTCTTTTTACAACCAAAATCATTGCCGATAAAACAGAAAACGCAGTGCTACTTTCTAATGGTAATTTAATTGAGTCTGGTGAGTTAGCCGATAATAGACATTATGCTATTTGGGAAGATCCTTTTAAAAAACCGTGTTATTTATTTGCGTTAGTAGCAGGTAATCTGGAATGTATTCAGGATACATTTCGCACCGCAGATAATCGTGATGTAGATTTGAGGATTTATGTTGAACCTAAAAACATAGATAAGTGTGAGCATGCAATGACATCCCTTAAAAAGTCAATGCAATGGGATGAAGAACGTTTTGGGCTTATTTATGACTTAGATATTTACATGATTGTTGCGGTTGATGATTTCAATATGGGGGCTATGGAAAACAAAGGGTTAAATGTTTTTAACTCTAAGTTTGTATTGGCCAAGCCTGAGACGGCAACTGATGTCGATTATGAAGGCATTGAAGCGGTTATTGGGCATGAATACTTTCATAATTGGACAGGCAACCGAGTGACTTGTAGAGACTGGTTTCAGTTGACTCTAAAAGAAGGCTTGACCGTATTTAGAGACCAAGAGTTTACTGCGGACATGCTATCCCCAGAAGTTAAGCGTATAGAGGATGTAAAACGTTTACGAAGTAACCAGTTTCCTGAAGACGCAGGTCCAATGTCGCATCCTATACAGCCACAATCTTATATAGAGATGAATAACTTCTATACTATGACCGTTTATGAGAAAGGGGCTGAGGTCGTCAGGCTTTATCACTCTTTACTTGGTGAGCAAGGTTTTAGAAAAGGTATGGATTTGTATTTTAAAAGGCATGATGGTCAAGCTGTGACGGTAAATGACTTTAGAAATGCAATGGCAGATGCCAATAATATTGATTTATCTCAAATGCATCACTGGTATGTTCAAAATGGAACACCTGTTTTAAAAGTCGATGTTGTTTATGATGATAAAGCCCAAAGCTTGAAAGTTGAATTTACTCAGACAATCCCCTCTCTATCGGATAACTTTAAGCCGTTGCTTATGCCTGTTAAGTTAGCGCTTTTCTCAAAAGCGGGAGAACTTTTAGAGTTAGATGTTATTCTTGATGGTCAGGATTCGGTTTCATTAATGGCAAACGAAGTGCTTATCTCTTTAACAAAACTATCTCAGACAGTAACTTTTGGCAATATAGTTGAAGAACCTGTTGTGTCCCTACTAAGGGGGTTTACCTCTCCTGTTATTTTGGATTTTGAACAGAGTGATGAAGATTTAGCCAGTCTAATTCAATTTGATACAGACAGTTTTGTGCAGTGGGAGTCAATGCAAAAACTGGCTTTAAGAGAGGTTAAACGCAATATTCAAGCTTATGAAACAGGGAGCAAGTTAAGGCTCTCTTCACATTTTCTTAGCGCATTTAAAGGTGTGTTAAGTAATCATTGTCTTGATAATGCTCTAAGAGCTTTAGCTTTAACTTTACCAGATTTAACCTATATTGGAGAGCAATATCAGCAGGTGAATATCGATGCGATTTACCATGTGCATCGCTGGATTAAAGTAGAATTAGTCAATCAATTTGAAACGTTTTTCAAAGCGTTATATGAAACTTTAAGTAGTACTTCTGTTTCATACCAGTATCAAAAACAAGATATTGCAAATCGAAAATTAAAAAATGTGTGTCTACAGTATTTAATAGGTAAAGATAATCATGTCAGTCTAGGTTTGGAGCAGTTTGAAACAAGTCATAATATGACTGATGCGTTGGCCGCCTTGGAGTCGCTTTCTCATACAGACAGTGCTGAGCGTGAGTTTTGCTTGAATGCTTTTTATGATCGATGGAAGGAGGACTCTTTGGTTATCGATAAATGGTTTTCGTTGCAAGCCGCATCACACCATATTCATGCGTTAGAACATGTCAAAGCATTGGTTGAACATAAGGATTTTACATATACAAATCCAAATAGAGTTAGAAGTGTTTTGGGTGTTTTTGGGCGATTAAATATGTTAGGTTTTCATAGAGCTAATGGTGATGGGTATGCTTTCTTGGCAGAACAAGTGATTAAACTCGATTCGATTAACCCTCAAGTGGCAGCTCGAATTGTTGCACCTTTTACACATTGGCAGCGATATGATGAGAAGCGTCAACAGTTAATGAAGAAATCATTAAATGTGATTGTAAATGCAGATACACTTTCAAAAGATGTTTATGAAATTGTTTCTAAATCACTTAATATTTCTTAA
- the pal gene encoding peptidoglycan-associated lipoprotein Pal, with protein MSFKNISQLFLVGFLGLTLIGCSSTPKNVEDDNSKEIAASQVDADIEAAKRAAAEKAAADLAAKKAELKAMIDGKVVHFDFDRSDVRPDDYQLIKANADYMALESNASLTIKGYCDERGTREYNLALGERRAKAVQNALVAEGVSPSRITVISFGEDNPVDEAHNENAWSKNRRAEFSY; from the coding sequence ATGTCTTTTAAAAATATCTCACAATTATTTTTGGTTGGTTTTTTGGGTTTAACATTAATTGGTTGTAGTTCAACACCAAAAAATGTAGAAGATGATAATAGTAAAGAAATTGCAGCTTCTCAAGTTGATGCAGATATTGAAGCGGCAAAACGTGCAGCAGCTGAAAAAGCAGCAGCCGATTTAGCGGCTAAAAAAGCGGAACTTAAAGCAATGATTGACGGTAAAGTTGTTCATTTTGACTTTGATCGTTCGGATGTACGCCCTGATGATTATCAGTTGATTAAGGCGAATGCTGACTATATGGCATTAGAGTCTAATGCTTCTTTAACAATTAAAGGCTACTGTGATGAGCGTGGTACACGTGAATATAACTTGGCATTAGGTGAGCGTCGTGCTAAGGCTGTGCAAAATGCTTTAGTTGCAGAAGGCGTTAGCCCAAGTAGAATTACAGTGATTAGTTTTGGTGAAGATAACCCAGTTGATGAAGCGCATAATGAAAATGCATGGTCAAAAAATCGTCGCGCAGAGTTTTCTTACTAA
- the fnr gene encoding fumarate/nitrate reduction transcriptional regulator Fnr yields MNEMKSAFNASCLNCGLQKICFPTGLLKSDIDRLDNIVERKSPLKKNQHLYEAGQKFNSIFAIRAGVIKLYSYSDSGEEIVHGFYLPGDVVGFDGLVEQHYLYNAVALDSTSVCTLPYSELNELSMKIPNLNQQIMMVMSKKMQDGRMHSELLIKRNADQRVAQFIWNMAERYKGRGYAYDEFRLSILHRDVALYLGLTPETVSRILARFNSEHVVSWKKKEVIIYDEAQLKTIAGISSSCDVCKEVG; encoded by the coding sequence ATGAATGAAATGAAATCTGCTTTTAATGCCAGCTGTTTAAACTGCGGGCTGCAGAAAATATGCTTTCCCACGGGATTGTTAAAATCTGATATTGATCGTTTAGATAATATTGTAGAAAGAAAATCACCTTTAAAAAAGAATCAACATCTGTATGAAGCTGGTCAAAAGTTTAACTCAATTTTTGCTATTAGAGCGGGAGTGATAAAGCTTTATTCATATTCGGATTCAGGTGAAGAAATTGTTCATGGCTTTTATTTGCCAGGTGATGTTGTTGGCTTTGATGGTTTAGTTGAACAACACTATCTATATAATGCTGTTGCACTGGACAGTACAAGTGTTTGCACTCTTCCTTATAGCGAACTTAACGAATTATCAATGAAAATTCCTAATCTCAATCAGCAAATCATGATGGTGATGAGCAAAAAAATGCAAGATGGACGTATGCATTCAGAGTTATTGATCAAACGAAATGCAGACCAAAGGGTTGCACAGTTTATCTGGAATATGGCTGAGAGGTATAAGGGAAGAGGTTATGCGTATGATGAGTTTCGTCTGAGTATTCTTCATCGTGATGTTGCATTATATCTAGGTTTAACACCAGAAACGGTTTCTCGTATATTAGCGAGATTTAATTCAGAACATGTTGTTAGCTGGAAGAAAAAAGAAGTCATCATCTATGATGAGGCTCAATTAAAAACAATTGCAGGAATCAGTAGTAGTTGCGATGTATGCAAAGAAGTTGGTTAA
- a CDS encoding PfkB family carbohydrate kinase translates to MAKILGVGNSLLDIILTVEHHPQEDEEIRAQNKQISTGGNVNNTLYVLNQHGHQTDICTSIAADSEAKQLLTGLTERNISTEHTQKFIKGRTPTSFVTLNAQNGHRTIVHYRDLPEITFDFFAKIEIEEYDWLHFEGRNMPQLPGMINIAKTFLTYQPISLEVEKPREGIEELFASVNLIIFSHQYAKSKGFFNGEELLNSLNLPNANLVCTWGIDGVWFKAIGGSIEHIEAEKVSPVIDTLGAGDTFNAGLIHSLLEKQSLANAVSYSSKLAAKKCMLPGLDNLLKEHKTAKALANIKQLSNAKTTIVKSEAGQSFVLIKYENSVRCFVNNCPHQDVPLDEAYKIDVNPFEKTMKCSVHDAYFNIDDGLCIDGPCWDESLTAVAIKLDENGDVFLA, encoded by the coding sequence ATGGCAAAAATTTTAGGCGTTGGAAATTCACTACTCGATATTATTTTGACTGTTGAACACCACCCACAAGAGGATGAAGAAATTCGCGCTCAAAATAAGCAAATTTCAACTGGTGGAAACGTTAACAACACTTTATACGTACTCAATCAACATGGACACCAAACAGATATTTGCACATCAATAGCCGCAGATTCTGAAGCAAAACAACTACTGACAGGTCTAACAGAACGTAATATATCAACCGAACATACACAAAAGTTTATCAAAGGCCGTACTCCTACCTCTTTTGTAACACTTAATGCCCAAAACGGTCACAGAACGATTGTTCACTATAGAGATTTGCCTGAAATAACTTTTGATTTTTTTGCCAAAATTGAGATTGAGGAATATGACTGGTTACATTTTGAAGGACGTAACATGCCACAACTCCCTGGCATGATTAATATCGCTAAAACTTTCCTGACTTACCAACCTATTTCATTAGAAGTTGAAAAACCTCGTGAAGGGATTGAAGAACTCTTTGCCAGTGTAAACCTCATTATATTCTCTCACCAATATGCAAAATCAAAAGGTTTTTTCAATGGCGAAGAGCTGTTAAATAGTTTAAACCTGCCCAATGCTAATCTTGTATGTACCTGGGGGATTGATGGTGTATGGTTTAAAGCCATTGGCGGTTCAATTGAACATATTGAAGCAGAAAAAGTAAGCCCTGTCATTGATACCCTGGGCGCGGGCGATACCTTTAATGCAGGGCTGATTCATTCTTTGCTTGAAAAGCAATCACTTGCAAATGCCGTTAGCTATTCTAGCAAACTTGCCGCAAAAAAATGCATGTTACCAGGCCTGGATAATTTATTAAAAGAACATAAAACCGCTAAAGCATTAGCCAATATTAAACAGCTTAGCAATGCTAAGACTACAATTGTCAAATCAGAAGCAGGCCAATCTTTTGTCTTAATTAAATATGAAAATAGCGTACGCTGTTTTGTTAACAACTGCCCGCATCAAGATGTGCCATTAGATGAAGCCTATAAAATTGATGTAAACCCGTTTGAAAAAACCATGAAATGCTCTGTACATGATGCCTATTTTAATATTGATGATGGTCTATGTATTGACGGGCCTTGCTGGGATGAGTCTTTAACAGCGGTTGCGATTAAACTGGATGAAAATGGAGATGTCTTTCTCGCTTAA
- the rlmB gene encoding 23S rRNA (guanosine(2251)-2'-O)-methyltransferase RlmB — protein sequence MKQEVIYGLHAVEKFLKQSPQSVYTISFLKGRLNNRQQALHDQAKRVGLNIELVSKSAFNKIDGNHQGVMATVAKQADLTESDLKQLIEDTSNPLFIFLDEVQDPHNLGAILRTADAVGVHAVIIPKHNSVGMNPTVRKVASGAADSVKLIVVSNLVRTIKEMQQEGMWMIGLAGETDQTIYDHDLTGSIGIVMGTEGSGLRRLTREACDHLAAIPMVGVVESLNVSVATGVTVYEAFRQRAIKARG from the coding sequence ATGAAGCAAGAAGTCATTTATGGTTTACATGCGGTTGAAAAGTTTTTAAAGCAGTCACCGCAGTCTGTTTATACAATCAGTTTTTTAAAAGGCCGTTTAAATAATCGTCAGCAAGCGTTGCATGACCAGGCTAAACGTGTTGGTTTAAATATTGAATTGGTCAGTAAATCGGCCTTTAACAAGATTGATGGAAATCATCAGGGTGTTATGGCAACAGTTGCCAAACAGGCGGATTTAACCGAGTCAGATTTAAAGCAACTGATTGAAGATACTTCTAATCCTCTGTTTATCTTTTTAGATGAAGTACAAGACCCCCATAATTTAGGGGCGATTTTACGAACGGCCGATGCCGTTGGTGTTCACGCTGTCATTATTCCTAAACACAATTCGGTTGGAATGAACCCAACTGTTCGTAAAGTCGCCTCTGGAGCGGCAGATAGCGTTAAATTGATTGTTGTTTCCAACTTAGTGAGAACGATTAAAGAGATGCAGCAAGAGGGCATGTGGATGATTGGTTTGGCGGGTGAAACGGATCAGACAATTTACGACCATGACCTAACAGGTTCAATCGGGATTGTAATGGGAACAGAAGGTAGTGGTTTACGCAGACTAACGCGTGAGGCTTGTGATCACTTAGCGGCCATTCCAATGGTTGGTGTGGTAGAAAGTTTAAATGTTTCTGTGGCAACGGGTGTGACGGTTTATGAAGCTTTTAGACAAAGAGCCATTAAAGCAAGAGGTTAG
- the rnr gene encoding ribonuclease R: MSKENTSGQQDPHAQREADKYENPIPSREFILEVLEEAQKPLRLFQVAKAVDVDEDDEERFEALSRRMKAMVRDGQLIRNRRGAFGLLKKMDLIKGRVLGHPDGYGFLVPDEGGKDLFLSEKEMHKVLHGDIVIASVIGEDRRGRQEGAIIEITEHNTKQVLGRLNFEDGLSWVRPNNNRLTQDVFIPNDGLLEAKEEQIVLVEIIHQPSMRSGPIGKIIEVVGDYMAAGMEIDSAIHAYGIPNEWSEELESELANIPDEVTEADLEDRKDLRGLQLVTIDGADTKDFDDAVFAKRRKNGWRLVVAIADVSHYVKPGTELDKEAYKRGNSVYFPQRVVPMLPSKLSDGLCSLNPKVDRLCMVADLALTEDGKLERSQFYQAVMNSKARLTYTQVHDILTNEKSEYREEFAEQVPLLHDLHDLYKVLKVARSERGALEFETTETRMVFDEERKIQEIVPVTRNDAHKLIEECMLMANVATARYLKWHKMPMLYRVHEKPMEERLKNLRTFLSDFGLTLEGGDEPTAHDYAAVAAKVDGEPHEHLVQTVLLRSMNQAVYQPENKGHFGLNYEHYAHFTSPIRRYPDLLIHRAIRHVWSKEGIEKFDYTENQMVDLGQHCSDTERRADEATRDAVTFLKCEFLSHRIGGEYEAVVSAATNFGLFVELQPLYVEGLVHITELGEDYFHYDNARHCLKGERTGKTYRLGDRIKVQVAQVNLDDRKVDLRFIESLTEHAEPEMNTDGNESSENQGDEEKKPARKKRFYRKKKRSGSKPKAD, encoded by the coding sequence GTGAGTAAAGAAAATACATCGGGTCAACAGGATCCACATGCACAGCGTGAAGCTGATAAGTATGAAAACCCAATTCCTAGTAGAGAGTTCATTTTAGAAGTTTTAGAAGAGGCGCAGAAGCCTTTAAGACTTTTCCAGGTTGCTAAAGCCGTTGATGTTGATGAAGATGACGAAGAACGCTTTGAAGCACTTTCACGTCGTATGAAGGCAATGGTTCGAGATGGTCAGTTGATTCGTAACCGTCGTGGTGCGTTTGGTCTGTTGAAGAAAATGGATTTAATTAAAGGTCGTGTTCTTGGTCACCCTGATGGATACGGTTTTTTAGTGCCAGATGAAGGCGGAAAGGATCTGTTCTTATCTGAAAAAGAGATGCACAAAGTTCTTCACGGTGACATTGTTATAGCCTCTGTTATCGGTGAAGACCGTCGCGGTCGTCAAGAAGGCGCAATTATAGAAATTACAGAGCACAACACGAAACAAGTGCTTGGTCGTTTAAACTTTGAAGATGGTCTATCTTGGGTTCGTCCAAATAACAACCGCCTTACGCAAGATGTTTTTATTCCGAATGACGGTTTGTTAGAAGCAAAAGAAGAACAAATTGTTTTAGTTGAAATTATTCACCAGCCTTCTATGCGTTCTGGACCAATTGGTAAGATTATTGAAGTTGTCGGTGACTATATGGCGGCTGGAATGGAGATTGATTCTGCTATCCACGCCTACGGTATTCCAAATGAATGGTCTGAAGAGCTAGAATCTGAATTAGCTAATATTCCAGATGAAGTGACCGAAGCTGACCTTGAGGATCGAAAAGATTTACGTGGTCTACAACTGGTTACGATCGATGGCGCAGATACCAAAGACTTTGATGATGCCGTTTTTGCAAAACGCCGTAAAAATGGTTGGCGTTTAGTGGTGGCTATTGCGGATGTTTCTCATTATGTGAAACCAGGAACAGAGCTTGATAAAGAGGCTTACAAACGAGGTAATTCGGTTTATTTTCCTCAGCGTGTTGTGCCAATGTTGCCATCAAAGTTATCTGACGGTCTATGCTCTCTAAATCCTAAGGTTGATCGTCTATGTATGGTGGCGGATTTAGCACTGACTGAAGATGGTAAATTGGAGAGAAGCCAATTCTATCAAGCCGTAATGAATTCGAAGGCGCGTTTAACCTACACGCAAGTGCATGATATTTTAACCAATGAAAAGAGTGAATACCGTGAAGAGTTTGCTGAACAAGTCCCTCTTTTACATGATTTACATGATTTGTACAAAGTATTGAAAGTCGCGCGTTCTGAACGTGGTGCATTAGAGTTTGAGACGACTGAAACTCGTATGGTGTTTGATGAAGAACGTAAGATTCAAGAAATCGTTCCTGTTACTCGTAATGATGCTCACAAGTTGATTGAAGAGTGTATGTTGATGGCTAACGTGGCAACGGCTCGTTATCTAAAGTGGCATAAAATGCCAATGCTTTATCGTGTTCACGAAAAACCAATGGAAGAACGTCTTAAAAACTTAAGAACCTTCTTGTCGGACTTTGGTTTAACTTTAGAAGGTGGTGATGAGCCTACAGCACATGATTACGCCGCGGTTGCTGCAAAAGTAGATGGTGAACCACATGAGCATTTGGTTCAAACCGTTTTATTGAGAAGTATGAATCAAGCGGTTTATCAGCCTGAAAATAAAGGTCACTTTGGTTTGAATTATGAGCATTATGCTCACTTTACATCTCCGATTCGTCGTTACCCAGATTTATTGATTCATCGAGCGATTCGTCATGTATGGAGCAAAGAAGGTATTGAGAAGTTTGATTATACTGAAAATCAAATGGTTGATTTGGGTCAGCACTGTTCAGATACTGAAAGACGTGCAGATGAAGCAACTCGTGATGCCGTAACCTTCTTGAAGTGTGAATTCCTCTCGCACCGAATTGGTGGTGAGTACGAAGCAGTTGTTTCTGCGGCAACGAACTTTGGTCTGTTTGTTGAGCTTCAACCACTTTATGTTGAAGGCTTAGTTCATATTACAGAGTTAGGTGAAGATTACTTCCATTACGATAATGCACGTCACTGCCTTAAAGGTGAGCGTACAGGAAAAACGTACCGTTTAGGTGATCGTATTAAAGTACAAGTTGCACAAGTTAATCTAGATGATCGTAAAGTGGATTTACGTTTTATTGAAAGCTTAACAGAACACGCTGAACCTGAAATGAATACGGATGGCAATGAATCTTCTGAAAACCAAGGTGATGAAGAGAAAAAGCCAGCTCGTAAAAAACGCTTCTATCGTAAAAAGAAACGTTCAGGTTCAAAGCCAAAGGCTGACTAA
- a CDS encoding dihydrolipoyl dehydrogenase — protein MRKVKYAILGAGTSGLTALGIIRKQTEDFVIINGGPLGTTCARVGCMPSKAMIQSANLNYKKHKLSEFGIQGGESLEVDTVRVLQRVRQLRDRFTGGVKSGTTETLNPEQFIDGYAKFVGKNQLEVNGELIEAEKVIIATGSRPVIPVPWQALEDRLITSDEIFELETLPKRVAVVGLGIIGLELGQALSRLGVEVVGFEMQNTVGGLSSPEVIAKAVELFSKEFPIYLGATAQLEKTAEGVKVSIDDKAFEVDIVLAALGRRPNIDGLQLEQTGVKLDDRGMPSFNINTMQIEDKPLFIAGDVNVFRPILHEAGHEGKIATLNAMDYPLVTAYKRKTPLGIAFTDPDMGFFGESYRNLNRQEVEVVNFNLERNNGRAIVMAEDHGVISLYADKSTKQLIGGEILMPHAEHFTHLLAWAVEQNMTVLELIKMPFYHPVLEEAIQSALYLLYKALYTEVERGIKTELTVMQ, from the coding sequence GTGCGAAAGGTCAAATACGCTATTTTAGGTGCGGGAACTTCAGGGTTAACTGCGTTAGGTATTATTAGAAAGCAGACTGAAGACTTTGTCATTATTAATGGTGGGCCTCTTGGTACAACCTGTGCACGAGTGGGTTGTATGCCGTCTAAAGCGATGATTCAATCAGCGAACTTAAATTATAAAAAGCACAAGTTAAGTGAGTTTGGTATTCAAGGCGGCGAATCTCTTGAAGTGGATACAGTGCGGGTTTTGCAAAGAGTTAGGCAATTACGCGATCGGTTTACAGGTGGCGTTAAATCAGGAACGACTGAAACATTAAACCCCGAACAGTTTATAGACGGTTATGCAAAATTTGTTGGTAAAAATCAACTCGAGGTAAATGGCGAGTTAATTGAAGCCGAGAAAGTGATTATTGCCACGGGTTCGCGCCCTGTTATTCCAGTGCCATGGCAAGCATTGGAAGATAGACTTATTACCAGTGATGAAATTTTTGAATTAGAAACGCTTCCTAAGCGTGTGGCTGTTGTCGGTTTGGGTATTATTGGTTTGGAGCTTGGCCAGGCTTTGTCCCGTTTAGGTGTTGAAGTTGTCGGGTTTGAAATGCAAAACACGGTTGGCGGCTTGTCCTCTCCAGAGGTGATTGCAAAAGCGGTTGAACTCTTTTCTAAAGAATTTCCTATCTATCTTGGAGCTACGGCTCAGTTAGAAAAAACGGCTGAAGGTGTTAAGGTCAGTATCGATGATAAGGCGTTTGAGGTTGATATTGTGTTAGCAGCCCTTGGTCGACGACCTAATATAGATGGACTTCAGCTTGAGCAAACGGGTGTAAAACTTGATGACAGAGGCATGCCATCCTTTAATATAAATACAATGCAAATAGAAGATAAACCGCTCTTTATTGCTGGTGATGTCAATGTCTTTAGACCGATTCTGCATGAAGCGGGGCATGAGGGTAAAATTGCAACGCTGAATGCAATGGACTATCCCCTTGTTACAGCATATAAGCGAAAAACCCCGTTAGGAATCGCTTTTACTGACCCTGATATGGGCTTTTTTGGTGAAAGTTATCGCAATTTGAATAGGCAAGAAGTTGAAGTGGTTAACTTCAATTTAGAAAGAAATAATGGCAGAGCGATTGTGATGGCAGAAGATCATGGGGTGATCTCTCTGTATGCTGATAAATCGACCAAGCAACTCATTGGTGGTGAAATATTGATGCCTCACGCTGAGCATTTTACCCATTTATTAGCTTGGGCTGTAGAACAAAATATGACGGTTTTAGAGTTAATAAAAATGCCTTTCTATCACCCTGTTTTAGAAGAGGCGATTCAATCAGCCTTATATTTACTGTATAAAGCCTTATATACAGAGGTTGAGCGTGGAATTAAAACAGAGTTAACAGTAATGCAATAA